A genomic window from Aethina tumida isolate Nest 87 chromosome 4, icAetTumi1.1, whole genome shotgun sequence includes:
- the LOC109602038 gene encoding 2',5'-phosphodiesterase 12 codes for MPQMLKAYFRHKDRDQCELCFKLKYKNDVVNLNEDICAVRQATDSVFSLLYHIQNKINKTLQIQCEDKDIYLDIPICLKRNAKPVKPETILASLLQVRGELLVFEIFDQFYHVIPNAPLIKYAKLPPVLYTNCSIAPVKFSTVNTDRSSSQYRWYKSMNQKNWTKVGDHFRYKTQLEDIGYYLKLVCIPKNCWNQKGPVCELISEKVVQAMLDLPECPFEKRHQYTKEPVNLPKLRIVSYNVLSERYTETNFPYCSEQALAVDYRKQLIYKELAGYNSDIICLQEVDSRLYNQYYREIFGKLGYYSFYNRKGNRIPEGLAIFFNAHKFRQRTVQHFVLTEVVEERKDLGYITNLLSKNKEVKELFMKQATSLQVATLFGREPLIVANTHLFYHWEASHIRLLQISIILTILNSIKKKVVHEHGRASIIFCGDFNSRPDSSIYELMTTGQIARDNPDCLKITDTGCKFFSKLSMISVCGTPKYTNYTLDFKGCLDYIFVEKELFDVVDTVPLPDEELLSKFEGLPNEYFPSDHLALVADLRIK; via the exons ATGCCACAGATGCTTAAGGCGTATTTCCGTCACAAAGATAGGGACCAATGTGAGCTGTGTTTCAAACTAAAGTACAAAAATGATGTTGTGAATTTAAACGAGGATATTTGTGCCGTTCGTCAAGCAACCGACTCAGTTTTCTCGCTACTCTATCACATACagaataaaatcaacaaaacacTTCAGATACAATGTGAGGATAAAGACATCTATTTGGACATACCAATATGCCTTAAACGAAATGCAAAACCTGTCAAACCCGAGACAATTCTAGCCAGTCTGTTACAAGTTAGAGGTGAATTGCTTGTGTTTGAGATATTTGATCAGTTCTATCACGTTATACCCAATGCaccgttaataaaatatgcaaagcTGCCACCTGTTTTATACACAAACTGTTCGATAGCACCTGTAAAATTCTCCACTGTTAACACAGACAGATCGTCCTCTCAATATCGATGGTACAAATCAATGAACCAAAAGAACTGGACGAAAGTTGGCGACCACTTCAGGTACAAAACCCAGTTAGAGGACATTGGTTACTATTTGAAGTTGGTGTGCATCCCAAAAAACTGTTGGAACCAGAAGGGACCAGTGTGTGAGCTGATTTCAGAGAAGGTTGTCCAGGCTATGTTAGATTTGCCAGAGTGCCCTTTCGAGAAGAGGCACCAGTACACAAAGGAACCAGTCAATTTGCCCAA gttgAGAATAGTGTCATACAATGTTCTATCAGAACGCTATACGGAGACTAATTTTCCGTACTGTTCCGAACAGGCATTGGCGGTAGACTACCGAAAACAACTGATATACAAGGAGCTAGCTGGCTACAACTCAGACATAATATGTCTACAGGAGGTGGACAGTCGCCTCTATAACCAATATTATCGAGAAATTTTCGGTAAACTGGGCTACTACAGTTTCTACAACCGGAAGGGCAACCGCATACCCGAGGGATTGGCGATATTTTTCAACGCGCACAAATTCAG ACAGAGGACAGTACAGCACTTCGTGTTGACTGAGGTGGTGGAGGAAAGGAAGGACTTGggttatataacaaatttattgtccAAAAACAAAGAAGTAAAGGAGTTGTTTATGAAACAAGCGACGTCTTTGCAAGTGGCAACTTTGTTTGGTAGAGAGCCTTTAATCGTTGCCAATACTCATCTGTTTTACCACTGGGAAGCCTCGCACATACGACTGTTGCAGATTTCGATTATTTTGACCATTTTGAACTCCATAAAAAAGAAAGTGGtgcat GAACATGGACGTGCGTCGATAATATTTTGCGGGGACTTCAACAGTAGACCAGACTCCTCAATATATGAACTTATGACCACTGGCCAAATTGCAAGAGATAATCCAGACTGTTTAAAAA TTACAGACACTGGTTGCAAATTCTTTAGCAAGCTGTCAATGATTAGCGTGTGCGGCACTCCGAAATACACCAACTACACTTTAGATTTCAAGGGTTgtttagattatatttttgttgagaAGGAGTTATTTGATGTTGTTGATACCGTTCCGTTGCCGGACGAAGAGTTGCTATCCAAATTTGAGGGACTTCCCAACGAGTATTTTCCGTCAGATCATTTAGCTTTGGTCGCCGATCTGCGCATTAAATGA
- the LOC109602036 gene encoding 2',5'-phosphodiesterase 12-like isoform X1, whose translation MFSVKIRPNFIFFQTRNLHKYIYSMDKAYFREIKESDQFQLTFQYTNSDLKVDRQFNFCRKLNESAQSLLTRVTTNVEKAVNKKNKKKKGAPDDGQKLYVSLLLNNEPVEMDTICSEIFKPENEVTLNLIDRKYCVLINTPWVENIALPSSILSNFPVYLNKFEAMHTDQDLSSFIWLKSKDKTNWTQVGEGFFYTPTNEDIGHYLKLQCTPKNQTKEGPMVETESTCIVEAGPGICQFEIRHAFTTNKLTGKEFRVVSYNILADLYCDSDYTRETLFPYCPPYALSIDYRKQLFRKEITGYNADIICLQEVDRKVYKNDLHPIMTQLGYAGDFCVKGGEVVEGLTLFYNTARFNHLQSHRIVFAEILDKDPVLAEIWSKVAVNSKLSARILERTTTLQLNVIESIDNDEVLVVANTHLYFHPDSDHIRLIHGGVAIKYIENFVEDLKKKTNKRISLIFCGDFNSTPECGIYKLYTTGHVPKNFIDYQSNKDEAIDNLELQQPFKLASACGTPKYTNFTACFADCLDYIFYDRDNLSVVQVVPLPSVEELQQNTALPSVTFPSDHVALIADLKFN comes from the exons ATGTTTTCAGTAAAAATCAGAccgaatttcattttttttcaaaccaGAAACTTGCACAAGTACATATACAGTATGGACAAGgcatattttagagaaataaaaGAATCAGACCAATTCCAGTTAACCTTCCAATACACGAACTCGGATTTAAAAGTGGACagacaatttaatttctgtcGAAAATTGAACGAAAGCGCCCAAAGTTTACTTACTAGGGTCACTACAAATGTAGAGAAAGCGgttaataaaaagaacaagAAGAAAAAGGGGGCACCTGATGATGGACAAAAGTTATACGTGAGTTTGTTGCTTAACAATGAACCAGTTGAAATGGACACTATTTGTAGTGAAATTTTCAAGCCCGAAAATGAAGTGACTTTGAATTTGATTGATAGGAAATATTGCGTTTTAATAAACACTCCATGGGTGGAAAATATTGCATTGCCAAGCTCTATTTTATCCAACTTTCCTGTGtacttaaacaaatttgaagcAATGCACACAGATCAAGATTTGTCCTCTTTTATCTGGTTAAAATCCAAAGACAAGACTAACTGGACACAAGTTGGGGAAGGCTTTTTTTACACACCCACTAATGAAGATATaggacattatttaaaattgcaatgCACACccaaaaatcaaacaaaagaagGACCAATGGTTGAAACAGAATCTACATGTATTGTTGAAGCTGGGCCAGGAATTTGTCAATTTGAAATCAGACATGCTTTTAccacaaacaaattaacagGCAAAGa atTTAGAGTTGTTTCTTACAATATTCTGGCTGATTTGTACTGTGATTCAGATTATACTAGAGAAACTCTTTTTCCTTACTGTCCACCTTATGCGTTGTCCATTGATTACAGGAAACAATTGTTTAGAAAAGAAATTAcag gctACAACGCAGACATAATATGTTTGCAAGAAGTGGAcagaaaagtttataaaaatgacttACACCCCATAATGACCCAGTTGGGGTATGCTGGTGATTTTTGCGTGAAAGGTGGGGAAGTTGTGGAAGGACTGACGTTGTTCTACAACACCGCCCGCTTCAACCATCTACAATCGCATCGTATCGTGTTCGCCGAAATTTTGGACAAAGATCCGGTTTTGGCCGAAATTTGGTCGAAAGTTGCTGTAAATTCGAAACTGAGCGCTAGAATTCTAGAAAGAACGACCACGTTGCAACTAAACGTGATTGAAAGTATTGATAACGACGAAGTTTTAGTTGTTGCAAACACCCATTTGTATTTCCATCCGGATTCGGATCACATCCGCCTTATCCATGGCGGAGttgctataaaatatattgaaaactttgttgaagatttaaagaaaaaa ACGAACAAGAGAATTTCGCTAATCTTCTGCGGCGACTTCAACAGCACACCAGAATGCGGCATCTATAAGTTGTACACAACCGGACACGTCCCTAAGAACTTCATAGATTATCAAAGCA ATAAAGATGAAGCGATAGACAACTTGGAACTGCAGCAACCCTTTAAACTCGCAAGTGCTTGCGGGACTCCGAAATATACGAACTTTACGGCGTGCTTCGCTGATTGTCtcgattatattttttatgataggGATAACTTGAGTGTTGTGCAAGTAGTACCTCTTCCCAGTGTAGAagaattacaacaaaatacaGCTTTACCCAGCGTTACTTTTCCATCAGATCACGTTGCTTTAATCGCtgatcttaaatttaattaa
- the LOC109602036 gene encoding 2',5'-phosphodiesterase 12-like isoform X2 has protein sequence MMDKSYTEIFKPENEVTLNLIDRKYCVLINTPWVENIALPSSILSNFPVYLNKFEAMHTDQDLSSFIWLKSKDKTNWTQVGEGFFYTPTNEDIGHYLKLQCTPKNQTKEGPMVETESTCIVEAGPGICQFEIRHAFTTNKLTGKEFRVVSYNILADLYCDSDYTRETLFPYCPPYALSIDYRKQLFRKEITGYNADIICLQEVDRKVYKNDLHPIMTQLGYAGDFCVKGGEVVEGLTLFYNTARFNHLQSHRIVFAEILDKDPVLAEIWSKVAVNSKLSARILERTTTLQLNVIESIDNDEVLVVANTHLYFHPDSDHIRLIHGGVAIKYIENFVEDLKKKTNKRISLIFCGDFNSTPECGIYKLYTTGHVPKNFIDYQSNKDEAIDNLELQQPFKLASACGTPKYTNFTACFADCLDYIFYDRDNLSVVQVVPLPSVEELQQNTALPSVTFPSDHVALIADLKFN, from the exons ATGATGGACAAAAGTTATAC TGAAATTTTCAAGCCCGAAAATGAAGTGACTTTGAATTTGATTGATAGGAAATATTGCGTTTTAATAAACACTCCATGGGTGGAAAATATTGCATTGCCAAGCTCTATTTTATCCAACTTTCCTGTGtacttaaacaaatttgaagcAATGCACACAGATCAAGATTTGTCCTCTTTTATCTGGTTAAAATCCAAAGACAAGACTAACTGGACACAAGTTGGGGAAGGCTTTTTTTACACACCCACTAATGAAGATATaggacattatttaaaattgcaatgCACACccaaaaatcaaacaaaagaagGACCAATGGTTGAAACAGAATCTACATGTATTGTTGAAGCTGGGCCAGGAATTTGTCAATTTGAAATCAGACATGCTTTTAccacaaacaaattaacagGCAAAGa atTTAGAGTTGTTTCTTACAATATTCTGGCTGATTTGTACTGTGATTCAGATTATACTAGAGAAACTCTTTTTCCTTACTGTCCACCTTATGCGTTGTCCATTGATTACAGGAAACAATTGTTTAGAAAAGAAATTAcag gctACAACGCAGACATAATATGTTTGCAAGAAGTGGAcagaaaagtttataaaaatgacttACACCCCATAATGACCCAGTTGGGGTATGCTGGTGATTTTTGCGTGAAAGGTGGGGAAGTTGTGGAAGGACTGACGTTGTTCTACAACACCGCCCGCTTCAACCATCTACAATCGCATCGTATCGTGTTCGCCGAAATTTTGGACAAAGATCCGGTTTTGGCCGAAATTTGGTCGAAAGTTGCTGTAAATTCGAAACTGAGCGCTAGAATTCTAGAAAGAACGACCACGTTGCAACTAAACGTGATTGAAAGTATTGATAACGACGAAGTTTTAGTTGTTGCAAACACCCATTTGTATTTCCATCCGGATTCGGATCACATCCGCCTTATCCATGGCGGAGttgctataaaatatattgaaaactttgttgaagatttaaagaaaaaa ACGAACAAGAGAATTTCGCTAATCTTCTGCGGCGACTTCAACAGCACACCAGAATGCGGCATCTATAAGTTGTACACAACCGGACACGTCCCTAAGAACTTCATAGATTATCAAAGCA ATAAAGATGAAGCGATAGACAACTTGGAACTGCAGCAACCCTTTAAACTCGCAAGTGCTTGCGGGACTCCGAAATATACGAACTTTACGGCGTGCTTCGCTGATTGTCtcgattatattttttatgataggGATAACTTGAGTGTTGTGCAAGTAGTACCTCTTCCCAGTGTAGAagaattacaacaaaatacaGCTTTACCCAGCGTTACTTTTCCATCAGATCACGTTGCTTTAATCGCtgatcttaaatttaattaa